In Anaerobaca lacustris, a single genomic region encodes these proteins:
- the rpmI gene encoding 50S ribosomal protein L35: MPKQKTHKGLAKRVKVTAKGKVKHRRAGAGHLMSSKNAKRRRRLSKPSVTEIKTVETMKLKLGAK, from the coding sequence ATGCCGAAGCAGAAGACCCATAAAGGGCTCGCCAAGCGAGTCAAAGTGACCGCCAAGGGCAAGGTCAAACACCGCCGCGCCGGCGCCGGTCACCTGATGAGCAGCAAGAACGCCAAGCGTCGTCGCCGGCTGAGCAAGCCGTCTGTGACGGAAATCAAGACCGTCGAGACGATGAAGCTCAAGCTGGGCGCCAAGTAG
- the infC gene encoding translation initiation factor IF-3: MKKGLRVNGGVKADTIRLIDEEDNQVGVVRKDDALARAREVGLDLVEVAPTSDPPVCRIMDYGKWQYQQKRRMRDSHKKSQHHVATLKEIRLRPETDTHDLEIKVKHAREFLEKGHKVQFTVFFRGRQMLHKEHGYDVLTRVTQALEDLAKVERPPMMSGRRMTLLLVSRQPA; the protein is encoded by the coding sequence GTGAAAAAAGGCCTACGTGTAAACGGAGGAGTCAAAGCCGACACCATTCGGCTCATTGACGAGGAAGACAATCAGGTTGGCGTCGTTCGCAAGGACGATGCCCTGGCCAGGGCCCGCGAGGTCGGCCTGGACTTGGTCGAGGTAGCCCCCACCAGTGATCCGCCCGTCTGCCGAATAATGGACTACGGCAAGTGGCAATACCAGCAGAAGCGGCGGATGAGGGACTCGCACAAGAAGAGCCAGCATCACGTCGCGACGCTGAAAGAGATCCGACTGCGACCGGAAACCGACACGCACGACCTGGAGATCAAGGTCAAACACGCCCGCGAGTTCCTGGAGAAGGGGCATAAGGTGCAGTTCACCGTCTTCTTCCGGGGTCGTCAGATGCTCCACAAGGAGCACGGGTACGATGTCCTGACTCGGGTAACCCAGGCGTTGGAGGACCTGGCCAAGGTTGAGCGGCCGCCGATGATGTCGGGCCGTCGCATGACGCTGTTGCTGGTCTCCAGGCAGCCGGCATAG
- the rplT gene encoding 50S ribosomal protein L20 codes for MPRVRRGAARRQAKKRILKSVSGHRGPAGRQIRLAKEAATRAEVNAKTDRRRRKREFRGLWVVRLNAACRARGVRYSEFVHGCKKANIELNRKMLSEIAIADPEGFDKIAEAVKAALA; via the coding sequence ATGCCACGAGTTCGCAGAGGCGCCGCACGGCGTCAGGCCAAGAAACGAATCCTCAAATCCGTCAGCGGCCATCGCGGTCCCGCCGGCCGCCAGATTCGCCTGGCCAAAGAGGCCGCCACACGGGCGGAAGTCAACGCCAAGACCGATCGCCGACGACGAAAACGCGAGTTCCGCGGCCTGTGGGTCGTGCGTCTCAACGCCGCCTGCCGGGCCAGAGGAGTTCGCTACAGCGAGTTCGTCCACGGCTGCAAGAAGGCCAACATCGAGCTGAACCGCAAGATGCTCAGCGAGATCGCCATCGCCGACCCCGAAGGCTTTGACAAGATCGCCGAAGCCGTCAAGGCGGCTTTGGCCTGA
- the pheS gene encoding phenylalanine--tRNA ligase subunit alpha → MLEQFEQIGREALADLEAVVDLKALEDYRIQYLGRKGLVTDLLSRIGSLPKEDKPKAGQLANRIKKDVAAAFEQRKAALEQTQKPKRPRSDVTLPGLPVSRGKPHVISQTISELLDIFGRMGFAVAYGPEVEDEWHNFVALNIPPEHPARDPLDNFYIEDNVLLRSQTSTIQIRVMENTKPPIRVVAPGRVYRPDTVDATHMYMFHQLEALVVDEGVSMVDMKTTIEQFIHVFFGPETQWRFRPSFFPFTEPSAEVDLLLTDKAGNETWVEMGGCGMVDPNVFDAVGIDSEKYTGWAFGFGIERLAMRKYDIADIRWLYENDLRFLDQF, encoded by the coding sequence ATGTTGGAGCAGTTCGAACAAATCGGCCGCGAGGCCCTGGCGGATCTGGAGGCCGTCGTCGACCTCAAGGCCCTTGAGGACTACCGCATCCAGTACCTCGGCCGCAAGGGCCTGGTCACCGACCTGCTCAGCCGGATCGGCTCGCTGCCCAAGGAAGACAAGCCCAAGGCCGGCCAGCTCGCCAACCGCATCAAAAAGGACGTCGCCGCCGCCTTCGAGCAGCGTAAGGCCGCCCTCGAACAGACCCAGAAGCCCAAGCGACCGCGCAGCGACGTGACCCTTCCCGGCCTGCCCGTCAGCCGGGGCAAGCCACACGTCATCAGCCAGACGATCTCCGAGCTGCTCGACATCTTCGGGCGCATGGGGTTCGCCGTCGCCTACGGCCCCGAAGTCGAGGACGAGTGGCACAACTTCGTCGCCCTGAACATCCCGCCGGAGCACCCCGCCCGAGACCCGCTCGACAACTTCTACATCGAGGACAACGTTCTGCTGCGCAGCCAGACCTCGACGATCCAGATCCGCGTCATGGAGAACACGAAGCCGCCGATCCGCGTCGTCGCCCCCGGCCGCGTCTACCGGCCCGACACCGTCGACGCCACGCACATGTACATGTTCCACCAGCTCGAGGCCCTCGTCGTCGATGAAGGCGTCAGCATGGTGGACATGAAGACCACCATCGAGCAGTTCATCCACGTCTTCTTCGGCCCCGAGACGCAGTGGCGCTTCCGCCCGAGCTTCTTCCCCTTCACCGAGCCCAGCGCCGAGGTCGATCTGCTGCTGACCGACAAGGCCGGCAACGAGACCTGGGTCGAGATGGGCGGTTGCGGCATGGTGGACCCCAACGTCTTCGACGCCGTCGGCATCGACAGCGAAAAATACACCGGCTGGGCCTTCGGATTCGGCATCGAGCGGCTCGCCATGCGCAAATACGACATCGCGGATATCCGGTGGCTGTACGAGAATGATCTGCGGTTCTTGGACCAGTTCTGA